The proteins below come from a single Cannabis sativa cultivar Pink pepper isolate KNU-18-1 chromosome 3, ASM2916894v1, whole genome shotgun sequence genomic window:
- the LOC115709251 gene encoding probable carotenoid cleavage dioxygenase 4, chloroplastic: MDAFSSSFVSTTTPFSNHVINHPSLLTTTKPNITHLITSVRIEDKPNTTTTTTTTTTQQQPPKTTTKKPTITSSPTPSPYSVTRTRPQPRSSPTLSGVLFNVFDDIINTFIDPPLRPSVDPKLVLSANFAPVSDELPPTKCHIEQGTALPPCLDGAYIRNGPNPQFLPRGPYHLFDGDGMLHCFHITQSGKSATLSSRYVNTYKYDIERRAGQPLIPNVFSGFNGLTAAATRGALSAARIVTGQFNPANGIGLANTSLAFFAERLFALGESDLPYEVRVTKYGDVRTVGRHDFNGKLNMNMTAHPKIDPETGETFAFRYGPVPPFLTYFRFDSRGEKQPDVPIFSMNSPSFLHDFAITKKYAIFTEIQLGMNPMEMIVGGGSPVGADPSKVSRVGIIPRYAKDESEMKWFDVPGFNIMHAVNAWDEEDEDAIVMVAPNILSVEHTLERLDLVHALVEKVRIDLKTGVVSRQPLSASNLDFAVINPNFVGKRNKYVYAAVGDPMPKISGVVKLDVSKGSDDAEVGRRMYGPGCYGGEPFFVAKNGGDDDEEDDGYLVSYLHDENSGESRFIVMDAKSPELEIVSSVKLPRRVPYGFHGIFVKETQLQKNY, encoded by the coding sequence ATGGATGCCTTCTCCTCCTCCTTTGTCTCCACCACCACACCATTTTCAAACCATGTCATTAACCACCCTTCTCTTCTAACTACTACCAAACCAAATATTACTCATCTCATCACTTCAGTTAGAATTGAAGACAAGCCCAATACTACCACCACCACTACCACTACTACAACACAACAACAACCaccaaaaacaacaacaaaaaagcCTACTATTACTTCTTCACCTACTCCTTCTCCCTATTCGGTAACACGAACGAGGCCGCAGCCTCGTTCGTCCCCGACACTTTCGGGGGTACTATTCAATGTGTTTGATGACATCATCAATACATTCATAGATCCCCCGCTCCGCCCTTCAGTCGACCCTAAACTAGTCCTTTCGGCCAATTTCGCCCCCGTCTCAGACGAGCTTCCGCCCACCAAATGCCACATCGAGCAGGGCACCGCCTTACCGCCTTGCCTAGACGGCGCCTACATTCGCAACGGCCCGAACCCGCAGTTCCTCCCGCGCGGCCCGTACCATCTCTTCGACGGAGACGGCATGCTCCATTGTTTTCACATTACTCAATCAGGCAAATCAGCCACACTCAGTAGCAGATACGTTAACACATACAAATACGATATTGAACGCAGAGCAGGACAGCCTTTAATCCCTAATGTGTTTTCGGGTTTCAACGGTTTAACCGCTGCCGCCACGAGAGGAGCTCTCTCCGCCGCTAGAATTGTCACCGGACAATTCAATCCGGCTAACGGAATAGGCTTAGCTAATACTAGCTTAGCCTTTTTCGCCGAGCGACTCTTCGCGCTCGGCGAATCTGATCTCCCTTATGAGGTGAGAGTCACTAAATATGGAGATGTTCGAACTGTTGGCCGCCATGATTTTAATGGTAAGCTTAATATGAACATGACTGCACATCCGAAGATCGATCCAGAAACAGGGGAGACTTTCGCCTTTCGTTACGGACCAGTTCCTCCTTTTCTAACCTACTTTAGATTTGATTCTAGAGGCGAAAAACAACCAGATGTACCTATATTCTCGATGAACAGTCCTTCGTTTCTTCACGATTTTGCGATTACTAAAAAATACGCTATATTTACTGAAATTCAATTGGGGATGAATCCGATGGAGATGATTGTAGGTGGAGGATCACCTGTGGGAGCAGATCCATCGAAGGTATCGAGAGTTGGAATAATTCCTCGTTACGCTAAAGACGAATCGGAGATGAAGTGGTTCGATGTACCTGGATTCAACATTATGCACGCGGTGAACGCGTGGGacgaagaagatgaagatgCGATTGTAATGGTTGCGCCCAATATACTCTCTGTAGAACACACTCTAGAAAGGCTCGACTTAGTTCACGCTCTGGTTGAGAAAGTAAGGATTGATTTGAAAACAGGTGTGGTTTCCAGGCAGCCATTGTCGGCGAGCAATCTAGATTTCGCAGTTATAAACCCTAACTTCGTCGGAAAGAGGAACAAGTACGTTTACGCGGCTGTAGGTGATCCGATGCCTAAGATCTCCGGAGTGGTGAAGCTTGATGTGTCTAAGGGTTCCGATGACGCCGAAGTCGGTCGGAGGATGTACGGACCGGGATGCTATGGTGGAGAACCGTTCTTTGTAGCGAAAAAtggtggtgatgatgatgaagaagacgATGGATATCTGGTGTCGTATTTGCATGATGAGAATTCAGGAGAATCGAGATTTATTGTGATGGATGCGAAGTCGCCGGAGCTGGAGATCGTCTCCTCCGTGAAGTTGCCGAGAAGAGTTCCTTATGGGTTTCATGGAATTTTTGTTAAGGAAACTCAGCTTCAAaagaattattaa